In Spirochaetota bacterium, one DNA window encodes the following:
- a CDS encoding acyl-CoA dehydrogenase gives MNDFMLDPKAQSVAEEARMMVRDEIDPEYLKAMDRDEVKFPRKIYEKFAAHNLLGLRFPVEYGGRGLDWIATVAAQAEIGALGTACGCAFVMPDIVGEALITFGTEEQKRKYLKPMLEGKLVSAEALTEPRGGSDFFGATSKAEDQGDHFLVNGQKRFVVGAEGADFFLVYVRTNFNPDAGPYERISTLIIERSPGVEVSYLYGLMGTRGGGTGRLTFRNVKVSKDNLIGPLHGGALVFSRMMIPERLTSAAPTIGGMRACLDVAARYTSKRKAFGRPIRKFQAVNTMLARGVTLMDASAGMVYQAAVAADRGDPRLRRIASEAKRFATDSAWEVGNLAMQMMGGIGYTDVYPIERVIRDCRLAQIWTGTNEIMDQLIQHEYFQESLEGQDKYRNIEQDAKNAGAISEKIFDDEGMWKVIDDFANSAADRGVGNA, from the coding sequence ATTAATGACTTTATGCTCGACCCGAAAGCCCAATCAGTCGCGGAGGAGGCGCGAATGATGGTCAGGGATGAGATCGATCCTGAGTATCTGAAAGCTATGGATAGAGACGAGGTGAAGTTTCCGCGCAAAATCTATGAAAAATTCGCTGCACACAATCTGCTCGGTTTGCGTTTTCCCGTGGAATACGGCGGACGGGGGCTCGATTGGATCGCGACGGTCGCGGCGCAGGCCGAAATAGGCGCGCTCGGAACAGCGTGCGGGTGCGCCTTTGTCATGCCTGACATTGTCGGCGAGGCGCTAATTACATTCGGCACCGAGGAGCAAAAAAGAAAATATCTGAAACCGATGCTGGAAGGAAAACTGGTAAGCGCCGAAGCGCTCACTGAGCCCCGGGGAGGGTCGGATTTTTTCGGCGCGACCAGCAAGGCCGAAGATCAGGGAGATCATTTTCTGGTGAACGGGCAGAAGCGTTTTGTCGTAGGCGCCGAGGGAGCGGACTTTTTTCTCGTATACGTGCGTACCAATTTCAATCCTGACGCCGGTCCCTATGAGCGCATCAGCACATTGATCATCGAACGCTCTCCGGGCGTCGAAGTGAGCTATCTCTACGGCCTCATGGGTACCCGGGGTGGCGGGACAGGGCGACTCACCTTTCGCAACGTGAAAGTCTCTAAGGATAATCTCATAGGCCCGCTCCATGGCGGAGCCCTGGTTTTTTCGCGGATGATGATCCCCGAGCGTCTGACAAGCGCCGCACCGACGATCGGGGGCATGCGCGCCTGTCTCGATGTCGCAGCGCGATATACAAGCAAGCGCAAGGCTTTCGGGAGACCTATACGCAAATTCCAGGCGGTTAATACAATGCTTGCGAGAGGCGTCACCCTCATGGACGCGAGTGCCGGAATGGTATACCAGGCTGCGGTGGCCGCTGACAGGGGTGATCCGAGATTAAGGAGGATCGCAAGCGAAGCTAAACGGTTCGCAACGGATTCGGCTTGGGAGGTGGGCAATCTCGCAATGCAGATGATGGGGGGTATCGGCTATACCGATGTATATCCCATCGAACGGGTGATCCGCGATTGCCGGCTTGCTCAGATATGGACGGGAACCAATGAGATCATGGATCAGCTGATTCAGCATGAATATTTCCAGGAATCGCTCGAAGGTCAGGACAAATACAGGAATATCGAACAGGATGCGAAAAACGCCGGCGCAATATCGGAAAAAATATTTGACGATGAAGGCATGTGGAAGGTAATCGACGATTTCGCCAATAGCGCAGCTGATCGTGGAGTGGGGAACGCTTGA
- a CDS encoding TetR/AcrR family transcriptional regulator — protein sequence MGEKKMLSILKEQERDVRRNLILDAAERLFSANSFDKVSMQEIANEAQLSKSSIYTYFQNQEELFIEAALRDGAILQTSLLKMTERKDSTIENVIDAFIEFFVNHDSFFRMASLLMLQGNLSEESIAKVHPVIRGVMEVFDTVIRRMNYRGDVRLLSHTLFSALSGILISYRNYPSRTESEKMRHMKRLGTTVRDMVKALIKTRK from the coding sequence ATGGGCGAGAAGAAGATGTTGAGCATTTTAAAGGAGCAGGAGCGGGATGTCAGGAGAAACCTGATACTTGATGCCGCCGAACGTCTTTTTTCCGCAAATTCATTCGACAAGGTGAGCATGCAGGAAATCGCAAACGAGGCCCAGCTCTCAAAATCGTCGATTTATACCTATTTCCAAAACCAGGAGGAGTTGTTTATAGAGGCGGCCCTGCGGGATGGAGCGATTCTTCAGACCTCCTTGTTGAAGATGACGGAACGGAAGGATTCGACGATCGAAAATGTTATCGATGCATTTATCGAGTTTTTTGTTAATCATGATTCATTTTTCAGAATGGCGTCTCTCCTAATGTTACAGGGGAATCTCAGCGAAGAGTCGATCGCCAAGGTACACCCGGTGATTCGTGGCGTGATGGAGGTCTTTGATACAGTAATTCGCCGTATGAATTACCGGGGCGACGTCCGGCTGCTCTCACATACGCTTTTTTCAGCTTTGAGCGGGATACTGATTTCTTATCGAAATTATCCATCAAGAACCGAATCGGAAAAAATGCGGCACATGAAACGGCTCGGGACCACCGTGCGGGATATGGTCAAAGCGTTGATAAAGACCCGAAAATGA
- a CDS encoding isoprenylcysteine carboxylmethyltransferase family protein, whose amino-acid sequence MKRRSATRITGRGNCTALDTPRRFSARCGSRRSTPVPLLCAGAYAFAAGLGLRVGAIFTLGRFYSHSVRTVEGHRIVDGGPYRVVRHPAYAGVVAFFFSVPALAVYLAWLVPAIVLRILVEERTLMGLDGYREFASSRKRIIPGIW is encoded by the coding sequence GTGAAGAGGCGGAGCGCTACGCGGATTACGGGACGAGGGAACTGTACGGCGCTGGACACGCCGCGACGATTCTCTGCGCGCTGTGGTTCGCGCCGGAGCACGCCCGTCCCCCTGCTGTGTGCGGGAGCGTACGCCTTCGCGGCCGGCTTGGGACTGCGCGTGGGGGCGATTTTCACACTGGGCAGGTTTTATTCGCACTCGGTGAGAACGGTGGAGGGGCATCGTATCGTGGACGGCGGGCCGTACCGCGTTGTCCGGCATCCCGCCTACGCCGGGGTGGTCGCGTTCTTCTTTAGCGTGCCGGCGCTCGCGGTATATCTCGCGTGGCTCGTTCCGGCGATTGTGCTTCGCATTCTCGTCGAGGAGCGCACCCTCATGGGACTGGACGGCTACCGGGAATTCGCGTCTTCCAGGAAAAGAATCATTCCGGGAATATGGTGA
- a CDS encoding glycoside hydrolase family 92 protein — MKQRTRAAVAAVAGLGLASLVFVAGTVSSFLERSGAPAHCTVVRADPVDFVNPLTGTRGGFEYGKTLPLVALPFGMTHWTPVTQESRIGVHPYKYHHGDRIAGFLATHKPAIWMGDYGQVLLMPGTGDVKPGFGERGLRFAHRDECATPYRYAVIMDAGRGSHIQAEMTATERCGHLRFTFPESKQAYILVEASRHPHFGGAVRVDAKAGEISGYNTDRDDDEISPVLPNFRGYFVIRFSRPIAASGTWEGDTTFPGEGARTGVKVGAYAAFVTREGEAVEARVGTSFISVEQARENLDRELAGRGFEATRDRARAEWNRRLDVIRVEGASEDERETFYTGLYRCLLFPRIFSEYGRYYSAFDDRVHEGVSYNDYSLWDTFRALHPLLVLVAPERVPGMITALLQMYTEGGWMPKWPNPAYTNIMIGTHADSVIADAWAKGMRGFDAELAWRAMYKNAMTPPDNDENRQWGDREPWKGYEARGGLTWYKRLGYVPSEKVIESVACTLEYAYDDFCLAQMAKALGRDADYRLFLERSLWYKNLYNPATGFMAPKRADGSWDPNPLRGFCEGGPWTYLFCAMQDVPGLVALMGGPEKFIARLDENFNGGHYVHENEPGHHYAYLYDYAGAPWKTQERAREFCTTKYGTGPEGLAGDEDCGQMSAWYVFSAMGFYPVTPGTDEYAIGSPLFPRVALRPDPARPDRTFEVIAHNVSRGNKYIQSASLNGKLLARPFIRHGDIAQGGSLVFEMGPAPNYEWK; from the coding sequence ATGAAACAGCGCACCCGCGCCGCCGTGGCTGCGGTCGCGGGCCTTGGGCTCGCCTCGCTCGTCTTCGTCGCGGGGACGGTGTCGTCCTTCCTGGAGCGCTCCGGCGCGCCCGCGCATTGCACGGTCGTACGCGCGGACCCGGTCGATTTCGTGAACCCGCTCACGGGCACGCGGGGCGGCTTCGAATACGGGAAGACGCTCCCGCTCGTCGCCCTCCCCTTCGGGATGACGCACTGGACGCCCGTGACGCAGGAAAGCAGGATCGGCGTCCATCCCTACAAGTATCACCACGGCGACCGGATCGCGGGGTTTCTCGCGACGCACAAGCCCGCGATCTGGATGGGCGATTACGGCCAGGTACTGCTCATGCCCGGCACGGGCGACGTGAAGCCGGGATTCGGCGAGCGGGGATTGCGGTTCGCGCACCGGGACGAATGCGCGACGCCGTACCGGTACGCGGTGATTATGGACGCCGGCAGGGGTTCGCATATACAGGCCGAGATGACCGCAACCGAGCGCTGCGGCCATTTACGATTCACGTTCCCCGAATCGAAACAGGCGTACATCCTGGTCGAGGCGAGCAGGCACCCGCATTTCGGCGGCGCGGTTCGCGTGGACGCCAAGGCGGGCGAGATCTCCGGCTACAACACGGACCGCGACGACGACGAGATAAGCCCCGTCCTCCCGAACTTCAGGGGCTACTTCGTGATTCGGTTCAGCAGGCCCATCGCCGCATCGGGCACCTGGGAGGGCGATACGACCTTCCCCGGCGAGGGCGCGCGCACCGGCGTGAAGGTGGGGGCGTACGCGGCGTTCGTTACGCGCGAGGGCGAGGCCGTCGAGGCGCGCGTGGGGACCTCGTTTATCAGCGTCGAGCAGGCGCGCGAAAACCTCGACCGCGAGCTCGCGGGGCGCGGCTTCGAGGCGACGAGGGACCGTGCACGCGCGGAATGGAACAGGAGGCTCGACGTCATCCGGGTCGAGGGCGCGTCGGAGGACGAACGGGAAACCTTCTACACGGGGCTGTATCGGTGCCTGCTCTTCCCCCGGATATTCTCCGAGTACGGGCGCTACTACAGCGCGTTCGACGACCGCGTGCACGAAGGTGTTTCGTATAACGACTATTCGCTCTGGGACACCTTCCGCGCGCTCCACCCGCTGCTCGTGCTCGTTGCGCCCGAGCGCGTCCCCGGCATGATCACCGCGCTCCTCCAGATGTACACGGAGGGCGGGTGGATGCCCAAGTGGCCCAACCCCGCCTACACGAACATCATGATCGGCACGCACGCCGATTCCGTGATCGCGGACGCATGGGCGAAGGGCATGCGCGGATTCGACGCGGAGCTCGCCTGGCGCGCGATGTACAAGAACGCGATGACGCCGCCCGACAACGACGAGAACCGCCAGTGGGGCGACCGCGAACCGTGGAAGGGATACGAAGCGCGCGGCGGGCTCACCTGGTACAAGAGGCTAGGCTACGTGCCCTCCGAGAAGGTGATCGAGAGCGTGGCCTGCACGCTCGAGTACGCCTACGACGACTTCTGCCTCGCGCAGATGGCGAAGGCCCTGGGCAGGGACGCGGACTACCGGCTTTTCCTGGAGCGGAGCCTCTGGTATAAAAACCTGTACAACCCGGCGACCGGCTTCATGGCCCCGAAGCGCGCGGACGGCTCGTGGGACCCCAACCCCCTGCGCGGGTTCTGCGAGGGCGGCCCGTGGACCTACCTCTTCTGCGCGATGCAGGACGTGCCGGGGCTGGTCGCGCTCATGGGCGGCCCGGAAAAATTCATCGCGCGGCTGGATGAAAACTTTAACGGCGGGCATTACGTCCACGAGAACGAACCCGGCCATCACTACGCGTACCTGTACGACTACGCGGGCGCCCCCTGGAAAACGCAGGAACGGGCGCGCGAATTCTGCACGACCAAGTACGGGACGGGACCGGAGGGGCTCGCGGGCGACGAGGACTGCGGGCAGATGTCGGCGTGGTACGTGTTCAGCGCGATGGGATTCTACCCGGTCACGCCTGGGACGGACGAGTACG